ATCCCTCTTTCATCTTTCCTTATTACCATTCTGCCTCATAAGATCAGAGCCTTGCCCTAGGTCACCCCACTAACTCTGGGGAAGCTATTTATAGACTAAGAATTTCAAGGCTAGAGGCAACCTTTGACAGGTGGAGTTGTGTACCTCTAGAttgttaggtggctcagtgagcaTTGGCCTAGaattaagaagatctgagttcaaatttggcccaaaTTTTACTGGTtgtgtgtccctaggcaaatCCCTAAACTTCtatatgtctcagtttccccaactgaaaaACATAGATTAATGctagcacttacctctcagggGCTGttttgaggatccaatgagataatatttgtaatgggtttagcacagtgtctggcacccTGTTGGTCTCCCTTCCCATTTCTATCATGCTCTGCCCCCAGTTCTATATCATTCTTCCATCACAGTGAAgtatttgcttttctatttgccTTTCCCAACCCTGCCCAGGTTATACACCTGGGATGCCTGGGAAGAATCTCAGAATGCTGGGACTGGCTTCAAACCCAAGTTACCAGACTCCCAACAAGAACTGTTCTCTTTCCACTAGTGATGCCAAGTTATCTGTGTTTGTTTATGTGTCTTGTATCACCAGGTGGACTTAGCATCATCCTATGAATGAAGGAAaggcatttagtaagcacttactgGGTATAGAAGAGAAACCTGAAGGGGCTTAACGGGGGAGTGGTGGACAGAGAGGGATGCCTTGATTTAGAATGCTAAAGGGATGGTGAATGGAGCCATTGGAAGACTAGACTTACATAGCCTTTGGGGGAGAAATGACAGAGTTGGTTTAATTATGGTTCTAGACCTAGATATGGTGGCTTGGGGTGCTTGGGCAATGGTGCAATGATTGATTAGGAGGAGACAAAGGGGTGACTTAGGAACCTGATTGGGGTTTgaatctgacacttactagctgtgtgactttgagcaaatcatttcctctctttaggtctgtttccttgtctgtaaaatgtgAAATTGGGACAGATCATTGCTAAGATACCTTCTAACTTagaattctatgttctaaggtcctttcaagTTCTGATATTCTGTTATAAGGTCCTTCCTATCTTTAACATTCTAAATTCTAAGGTTGCTTTgaactctgatattctatgttctaagttctCTCACAGCTCTGACATCCTTTGTCCTAAGATCCCTCTTgactttgacattttattttctaaggttcttcccagctctgacattctctcttctaaattcccttccagctccaacattctctgttctaagttcccttccagctccaacattctctgttctaagttcccttccagctccaacattctctgttccaagttcccttccagctccaatatTCTCTGTTTAAGGTCtctcctggctctgacattttaagttctaaggttcttctcagctctgacattctctgttcttattTCTCTCCCAGTtccaacattctctgttctaagttccctcccagctctgacatcctaggGCTGGGAAAGGCAAGTGCAGACTGAgatacttttttcctttcattctccaTCCACACTCCAGCATCTCACCTCTGGCTCACTGTGAGGAAGGAAGGTGAGAAGAGGGCCACACTAGGGGAAGGGTTGCCCCTAGCCCTGCTATTCTCAGACTCTTACCAGCTCCCCCCCAAAAACTTCTGCCTTTTATTCTTCTAAGAACTAATTCAGACATGTCCCAAACAAATGTTTGTGAGGGAAGAAACAGAGGAGGTTCGCATGTCCCTCCCCAGCCTGGCAACATCTGCAGGAGACCGAGGCCAACATCTGCACAGGCTCCTTTGAAGCCTCCTGGCTCCCCAGGCTCAATGTGCTGTGGTGGGTGTTGGCTCCCATCTCCCCCTCCAGCATTAAAGGAATGGGGGTGGTCCTGAGACAGAGAGGCTGGGTGATGTTTTTAGATCAACAATAAGAATGATGATGATCAGTGCTGAtgaataataactcacatttatacttcaagaaatgtttattaaatgaatagcAACAATGGCCATTTCTATAGAATTTAAAGATTTGTAGAATATTTTACCTATGACACCCTTGGGAGGTTGTATGaagatctccattttacaggtgaggacactgaggctcagaaggataagtgacttgtccaggatcacacagctaggaagcatctgaggtccaCCTAGTGGCATTTATAATTCAAATACAAATGTCCCTTTTGAATGGACAAACCATCCTTAATTCCTGTGGATCATATCCCTTCACTTTCCCCATCACGGTTTCGATGTCAgcattaaatgggaatttgggaggAGTTTCTCGGAAGCCAGCAGATggcagaaaaagtttagaaactcagaaaatgcatattaaaccccaaatttacaataaggtactgtaaacaccccataaaagaaaaaggaaaaattcagacttcttcccTGGTAGGAAGGGAGGGCTAAAAAGTTATACGTGGATTTTCCAGCCTGCTGGAGTGTCATGTCCCTGAGCCCACAGAGTGGAAGGGATAACTGTGATTGCACTTCCTTCTACGGCTGAGTAATGAGTCCCTCACTGGGACAGTCCTATTACATGGAGCCAGGATTCTGATATCTGCCCATTGCTGGATACCACGAAAGCAGAGGTTTGGAGACCTGCACTAAGGAGAGGGCAGGGGAGACCAAGTCCACTTCCTTAAACTGTTGCCAGGCTCCTTAGAGTACAGTGGAACATAGACTGGTTCAGGAGCCAGAAGACCCCATCTCCCATCTTTGCTTTGTGACCCTAAGAAGGTGGTttaattctcagtttcctcttcttaaaaatcagagagtggggcagctgggtggctcagtgaactgagagccaggtctggggttgggagatcttgggttcagatctgatcttcccagctgtgtgaccctgggtgagtcacttgacccccattgcttagtccttaccactcttttgccttggaaccaatatacagtattgagtctaagatggaaggaagggctttaaaaacaaattttaaaattaattcttagaattaaaatttttaaaatcaggGCACTTGGACTAGATGAGCATTCCTGGAAGTGTAGTCCTCGGACCTCTGGGGATCCCTTTCAGAGAATCCATGAGGTTAAAACTATTTTCACAATAGTCCTAAGGTATTATTAGCCTACTAAAATACTCCTTCAACGACATATCTGTGGGAggccaaatttttttttctgataatttaACCAAAACAGCATATCACAACAGATTAAATGCATAAGCAGATATCAGACTCCATCTGTCTTCTATTAAGacagacattaaagagatttgggAAAATATGTCAACAAAGCCAGTCTtttcactaatttttttaaagatccttaTCTTCCTCTATAGAATTAATCCTGTATACTGACTCCAAAGCAAaggagtggtaaggtctaggcaatgggggttaagtgacttgcccagggtcacacagctaggacctgtctgaggtcacatttgaacccaggacctcccctctctgggcctggctctcaatccacttagccacctaaaTGGCCTCTTCATATCATTTAACTAAAGCAACATATTGCAACAGACTGACTACAGAAGCAGATATCAGAATCCATCTGTCTTCCATTAAGacagacattaaagagatttggtaaaatatgtaaacaatgccagttttctcattgatttttttaaaaatgcgaTTAGTTttcatgaaattttatttttgttaatatataattacttaaaattctatccatttaaattaatttttcctaTGGTAACTATCGATAGATAGAATTCATGCACAAATATTTTGGGGTCCTCAACCATCTTTAAATTGTCCAGGGAATTatgtgaacatggaaaaatatttttaaaactaaaatttaaattaaaccaAAGATGTCCAGGGATCCTTGGGAATTTTTCCGTGTCAAGGCCTCCCGAGGCTAAAATGTTTGAGAACTTCTGGACCAGATAATCTTCAAGCCCGTTCAGTTCTAAATCCTCTAATCTTTTGAGAAGTGCCAGGATTCTCAACTGTTTATGCCGTGGCTGATTCCCCAAAATAGCCTCACTACTCCTCTACACCCACTCCTCCAGCGGCTTTGTCCTGGAAGTTGAAGCTTCAAAAGTCTAGTTTTTAATAAGCTCTGACTCTCCCGCTCCCTCAGCTCCCCAGGACTGGTTCTGTGGCCTGGAGAGACTGTACCAGATTTATGACAACACATTTAGGCCCAAATCGGAACCTCCACCAGGTGCATTTGAGTCTGTGGATTCTGGGGACACTCGCAGTTGGGAAATCAGGTGAGAGGGAGAGGCTAAGGTCTCCTCTGAAATCACAAACATCCAGCAGCTGTGCCTGGGGGTCAGAGGCTCTCCAGAGGGGTCTCTCAGGAGGATGCCCAGCCTGAGACAACTTCAGAGGCAAAGCTTGGACCAGACGTCAAAGGGGGGTGGCGAATTAGAAAGGATGTGTAACTCCAATTTTAGGGAGCCCCTCGTCTGGGGGGGCTGTCTTCAGAGAGCCTCTGGctagagggacagtcagagaactGTTGGACCGAgggggaaactgagaaaaacaatgTAATAAGACACAACCCAAGATAAAATGGGACCTTTCTAAATCACTGGGCTTGGGGACAGGAGCTCTGAAATGTACGAACCTCGCTTAGACTCTTGAAGTGGTTTTCCTTATCTGGGGAGTCTGCTTTTGGCCTCCACTCCCATCTCCGGGTCTGTTCTCCTTACAGTCATCACTCTATGCTGTGTCTTCAACTGTCGAGTGCCCCGGACCAGAAAGGAGATCGAGGCCCGGTATCTGCAGAGGAGGGCAGCCAAGATGTACACGGACAAGCTGGAGACGGTCCCCCCACTGACGGAGCTAACCGAGGTCCCCGGAGGTGAggttccccctctccccccaactGCCTGAGCCCAGACTCCCTCTGGGACTCTTAAATTCCCGTCACGTGTTCCTTCTTCCCAAATGTCCTCCGTTCCAAAGTTCCCCATCCTTAAAGCCTGCCTTCCAGATCCCCCAATCCCACTAAATTCTTCTGTATCCAACCCCTTCATCATGAACTCCCATTAGGGCTGAGCACCCTGGGGGAAGACAGAGCAGGGGAGGGGAAGACCTGGTGTTTGCACAGCTTGTGGATTGGCATGGTGGTGAACAACATTGGGCCCCCAGCCTTTCTGTCCTGTGGAGATGGTTACCGAGTGAATGATGCTGGGGCTGGAGGCAGGGCCAGGATGGAGGTTCTgaaggggaggacagagacctAAGGAGCAAGAACAGAGCCGGAATTCTCAGATGTGATCGGGAAGCACATTAGAGAGTGGATCCCATTCAGGGTCCATCCTGTGAGGAAGTGTTGAGTCTATAGATTCATAGAAAcacagatttagagctcaaagggcTCCTTCAAGAGCATCGTCTCCATCCCTCTCattgaacagatgaggaaactgaacctcaaagaacttaagtgacttgtccatcaaccctgctagcatgtggcagaaTCAGGTCTTCCTACCTCCGAGTCATGACGGGTTTGTGGGGTGAGGCAGAATGGGTCATAGGACTAATCCCCATGGAGCAAGTATTTGGGGAGCCACAATGACAAAACCCAGTAGATGCCAGATAGATATTTGAATCCCATGTGATGTCTGCAGGGGAAACAAGAGAACAACGCTCAGGGGAAAAAACAATGGGGCAAGAACTTGTGTATGGGGAGAAATAGTAATAAATGGCGCCATGCTTGTGAGCTAACTAGGGGACTCCATGTCAGCTCTTTGAACTTCTCTATCCCAGAGTCCTTTTTCCTAAACCTTTCAGACCAGGCTCTCCTGGATCTCCATGGCCTTGGTGCTTGGGGGAAGAACTGACCTCCCTCACCACTAAGTCTTTGTGTTTCCTGGAGTTTTCCCCAAACCTCTCCAGTGGCTTCTCCTCCCTTTGCTGACCTTTTTTCATTTTGCACTCTAGGCTCCTCTGACCGTCTGCCCCCTCTCTCTGGCCACATCCAGTCCCAGTCTCTTGGAGCTCTGCCTGTGGTGAAGGAAGAGGATGAGATGACCCCACGGGGCAGCTAGCagtctgtctcctctgtctctgtctctgtctgtgtgtctgtctgcctgtgtctatttctgtctctctgtctctgtccctatctctatctctctgtttctcagtttctgtctctcgatctctgtctctgtctctctctcctcctggcCTCCATCCTCTCTTCTCCCTGACTTCCAAGAAGACAGGACTTCTTCCCTTGTGGCTAAGTGGCCAGCTGCTTCCATATCTTCCTTCTGGCATTTCAGTGTCCAGCCTGTCCATGTCCCCCAAGGCATATATATCTTGGTCATGGGAAACAATAGGTGGGGGGTTGAAGTTACAAATGAACTCAGACTAGGATTCCTAAATTGGGGATCTATTCTCTAGAAGGGGAAAAGCTGGTTAGTTGGGACCCACAGTGGGAATCGGGGTAGGTATCATTGAGGGTGACCAAATATCTCTCCAAACTTGAGTTCCGAGACTCCCTGCCTCCAGTTCTGAATCTGGACTAGAGAATGGAATTCCAAAGAAACCATATCAGAAgattttaaaattggaaaggatTGCAAGAGGTTATTAGATCACAGAGAGATccattttagaactggaagaaaactcagaggtcatctagtccagctccttccttttacagatggagaaactgaggcccagagaggttaaacatCTTACCCAAgtttacacaggtagtaagtagcaagCCAGAAATCAACCCTGAattctctgactcaaaatccacaTTTTcagatcatctattccaacttcctcatttgtaaattgagcaTACTGAGGTCCAGATATGTGTCATTTAACCCAAGATTTGCAAATGGCATAGCCCAGATCTAAATGCAAGttctctaactctaaatccagcatACTTTTTGCATCTGATTCCACTCTGAGAAAGTAGGACTTTTCAGACAGAGTTCAAAAGACTCGAAATCAGTAAAACAATCTTGGAAATCATTGCTAAGCTTAAAGCTACTTAATATTTACCCAGTCATCGCAGGACAccgggaagagaggaggagagaaaactgatgaaggGAGTTAGGAGAAAGGGTGGGGAATGAGGTCATCCTGGACCCACCAAACAGCTATTAGAGATTCATAGTATGAACAATAGATTTTAATTGGATCAAAGCTTTCCAGAGGTGAAATGAGCCATCCCACTACTAGAGGTCTTCAAAGGAAGATGGAGGACCGCTTTGGTGGAGATGTTATAGAGGGGACATCTGATCAGGCACAGATAACATTAGATAAGGTTTTCTCTGAGGTCTGGGATTCTATTGGCAAAGTAGTCATctttagagttaggaagaaccATAGAACATTAGAGCTGGAACGAACTTTAGATGTTAGATAagtttataactttatatatatattatgcaaatcatacattttacatatattagttATATGTTAGATAGTTTAGTTTagctcttcattttgcagattaagaaACTCGGACCTAGAGAGTACttcctaatatttatatatagagagacataTATGTTAGATAATTTAGGTAGtttaacctttcattttacatattaataGGCCAAAAGAGAACTTCCTAATTTCTAAGAAATTGAGAAGATTGAGAGGCAGAAACTTGAAAAGATTGAGGAGACTGTGGTTTTATGATTGGTTCAATATAGGCTTACTAACCAGAGGCAGGAGACTGGACAAGATGGCCTCTAGTGATGATCATAGTTTTGTGCCTTTGTGTCTTATTTCTGTCACAATcctttaaaaaaccaacaacaagaaAAGCGGGAGAAAGTCTAGAGAAGAGCAGCAGATGTGGACAAAGGGCAGGAgagtattttttttataaaagggtTATAAATATTAAGGAGGAGATGAGGTCTGCAACATGATGGGATCATTGTCAGATTCCATGCTAAGTTTGTATGAGCTAGACACCTTGCCCTGGTTTCCTGCATCCCTAGGATTCAGAACAGGGAAAAGTGGGGCATGAAGAGAGCTATCATGAAACTTGATACCCCCAGTGGGCTCTGAGGGTGACTTGCcacttccctcccttccattACCCCTCTTTCCCCAACAGgtgacaaaaagaagaaaaagaaggacacTGTGGACACAGTAGCCATCAAGGTGGAGGAGGatgagaagaaagaggggaagaaatgaAGGGTCTCCTGATCCCCCAGTGTACCTCACGGATTCACAGAATGTCCAGAAGGGCTCTAGAAATGATGGGCCCAACCCCCTCAATTGACAGAGAGAGGTAACAGAAACCCATAAGGGGaaagaacttgcccaaggtcacatagcaagtcaGCAGCAGAAACAAGCTTAGAACTGAGACCTCTGGGAGTCTAAGGGCCCTTTCTAGAGCTCTTTCCCTCCCAAGAATCCTACATCTGCCACAGTCGGATGGACCAAGCAAAGCTGTTATATGGGCCAAAAATTTCCCCCATGTTCTTCCCTGTTCTCCCTCAGACTTGTCTATTCTAATACCTGCTCTGTTCTCCATGAGGGTGGGGGACTTCCCAACTAAACTGACTATGGTAACTCCTACTTCGAGACTCTTTAGGAAACTACAGTGTTTTTTGTCATGATCCCAAGAGGGAGGCAGCACATTTTCCTATTAGAGGGGTACTACAGCATAATGGGTGGCATGCTGGGAGTCAAGAGGACTTAGCTTCAGATCCTACTTCTGAAATACTGCatgaccaagggcaagtcacaGCAGATATGGATGAAGGGATGGAGAGCAGATCTCATGATGGAAGGGTTCCAGGAATTAGGAtggagatgagaaagctgagagaTGATGGGATCATTGTCAAACTCCATGGAGAGTTCCAAGCCTGGCTCTGATGCCGCTTATTCCAAGAAGCCCTTCCTGACACCCTCACCTCTGCCTCGGTGGGCAACTATCTTTGCCCTCAGACATCACCCAGAGCTTTGTTTTGTACATATCACATTATACCATGCATTGTTGTTACTTATGTTGGTGTTTGGTCCCCCCACTAAACTGCTAGTTCTGCAAGCTCAGGGGACTGGATTTTTTTTGGAAGCTTTGTATTTCTGAATTCccaataggtgtttaataaatgcttatcctttattgttgttcagttgtgtcagactcttcgtAGAACATAACTAtccatgggcttttcttggccaaggtattggagtggtttgccatttccttcttcagtgatccttttgtcaggcaatccaaagtaaagtgacttacccagggtcacatagctagcaagtgtctgagtttggatttgtactcaggtcttcctgactccaaacccggcactctatccactgagctgcctagctgcctccTTATCTTTTCTACCAGACTACAAAAGTCATGAGGATATTGATGGAATATTCATCTTATGTCCCTCAGGACACCCAGAACACAGTATGCATTTTATAacaatttgttgaatgaatgaatgaatgaatcccaTTCATCAATGGGATTCATGTAGAAGtctgagggaggaagggaaggaaggaaagaattcaagtGTCACCAATAAAgctgtggaaacagaaataatACCACTCTGGGGGACAGGAGGATTCTTTTGTTGGAGATGAAGATCTGTGAGGAGAAGTCATGGGAAATCAGACTAGAAATTTAGATTGGGGGCAGAGGGCAGAAGGTGGGTTGAGAAGATTGGGGTGGTCAGCTATTGGAAACTCACTGTAAGGGAGGCATATGGCAGAAACAATCTACCAGTGAGGAGGCTAATATAGAGATTAGTTGGTTAATGAGGCTCTTCTCTCTCTGAAGTTTGGACTTTAGCTGGGACATTTATATGGATAAGTCTCTTAAAAATCCACACACTTCAAGACAAGTCCTACAAGGATACCAATCCAGACTTTGCTCCGTGCTACGTGCCATGGTGGTGTTGGTATGTGATGGGCAATCCACCTTCGAGAACTTATTATTCTCTCCCAGAATTTCCTATCTGATCTATGCTGTGTCCAGTAAGAATTCAATTCTTTTATCCTCCACCACTGTCTGGGTGCCTGGGGCTTCATGTAAGAATTGTATACtaaggggggggcagctgggtggctcagtagatagagtaccaggactggagatgggaggtcctgggttcaaatctggcctcagacacttcccagctgtgtgaccctggacaagtcacttaacccctattgcctagcccttacccctcttctgccttggaaccagtactgattctaagatgaaagatgaaggagttttaaaaaattatatattaagaaaGGACTAATAAATACCACATTATTCTGACTCTAGGTTGcaatctcttctttccttcctcctcgcCCCCCAATTAGCTTATATGAAACCCAGATGCAGTTTATAACTTGGATTATTTATCCCcatctcagtcctcagaccagCTCTATGGAAATGAGTGCATTTAGAGGATTTCTGGAAAGAAGGTACACAGACCATTCCCAGTGAGTAGTAGGTTAGTTGTGTAATTCAGGCACTCAGCATGGTAGAAGCTCTCTGGTCGACTCTCCTCAGGCACTCACAGTCCCTGTCTTCTTGCCAACGAAGTGCAGACCTCTAGTATTGCCCATTAGCTAATCTGTGTTCCAATACACTATttaatatctcactgaaaaaatgaTGCAAGATATCAATGCAAGAGTAGATCAACTAATAGCTCTGctaataattggtttcttttcttttttttttttgaaactctttactttccatcttggaatcaatactatgtattggctccaaggcagaagagtgataagggctaggcaatgggggtcaagtgacttgtccagagtcacacagctaggaagtgtctgaagtcaaatttgaacccaggacttcctgaccctcaatccactgagccacccagttttcctcttgattgattgatttattttttaaatcaagttgtACAAACCAAACCCTCCACCCCAGACCAGCCCTGCTTCTGT
The window above is part of the Monodelphis domestica isolate mMonDom1 chromosome 7, mMonDom1.pri, whole genome shotgun sequence genome. Proteins encoded here:
- the TMIE gene encoding transmembrane inner ear expressed protein isoform X1, encoding MWEQDKKIMRRPPFLSPFSALGFGVLSLAFALAGSQLVEPSTAPPKPKPPPLTKETVVFWDMRLWHVVGIFSLFVLSIIITLCCVFNCRVPRTRKEIEARYLQRRAAKMYTDKLETVPPLTELTEVPGGSSDRLPPLSGHIQSQSLGALPVVKEEDEMTPRGS
- the TMIE gene encoding transmembrane inner ear expressed protein isoform X2; translation: MWEQDKKIMRRPPFLSPFSALGFGVLSLAFALAGSQLVEPSTAPPKPKPPPLTKETVVFWDMRLWHVVGIFSLFVLSIIITLCCVFNCRVPRTRKEIEARYLQRRAAKMYTDKLETVPPLTELTEVPGGDKKKKKKDTVDTVAIKVEEDEKKEGKK